The DNA sequence CCGTGGGCTGAACTCCTTGGCCAGATAGCGGGTCAGCACGACCAGTCCGCCCTTCATCGTGCCGTACGCGGAGTAGCCGGGCTCCAGGCCGGAGAATCGGGCCGAGTTGCTCGTGGTGTTGACGATCGCGCCCCCATCGGCCAGCAGTGGCAGCAGGGTCTGGGTCAGGAAGTACGGTCCCTTGAGCAGCACCCGCATCAGGGTGTCGAACGCCTCCTCGGTGGTGTCGGCGAACATCGCCAGGTGACCGAATCCGGCGTTGTTGACCAGGAAGTCGAAGCTGTCCCGCTGCCAGGTGTCGCGCAGCGCCGCGACGACCGACTCCCGGAAGGCCGGGAACGTCTCCGAGTGGCCGACGTCCAGCGGCAGCGCGACGGCCGTACCGCCGTCCTTCTCGATCCTGGCCACGGTGTCCAGCGCACCGGACTCGTTGCCCTGGTAGGTGCAGACGACGCCGGCTCCCCGCCGGGCGACCTGGATGGCGGCACTCTGTCCGATACCGGAGCTGGCACCGGTGACGATAGCGACCCGCATGACTGACCTACCTGTCCATTCGAGGGGTGGATGAGCGTGGTGCGTCGGTCGGCGAAGCCGACAGGACCCGGTCGAGCCAGTCGCTACGGGTACGGCGGGCCGTGGCCGAGATGGACGCCTGCGGGTACAGCGCGTCGAATCCGTGACAGCCGCCCGCCCAGACGTGCAGCTCCGCCTGGCCACCGGCGGCCCAGATCCTGGTGGCGTAGGCGACGTCCTCGTCGCGGAACACCTCGGCGCTGCCGGCGTCGACGTAGGTGGTGGGCAGCCCGGAGAGGTCGTCGGCGACGGCGGGTGATACGTAGCCGGGCACCTCACTGTCGGCGAGGTCACCGAGGACCGCGGCCCAGCCGAACTGGTTCATTTCCCGGGTCCAGACCCCCGGGCCACCGGAGAACTGCTGGCTCGACGTGGTGTCGCAGCGGTGGTCGAGCATCGGGCAGATCAGCACCTGGGCGGCGATCGGCGGGGCCGCGAGGTCGCGGGCGAGCAGCGTGACGCCGGCCGCCAGGCCACCGCCGGCGCTGGCCCCCGCGACCACGATGCGGGCGGGGTCGACGCCCAGTTCGTCGGCGTGCTCGGCGGTCCAGAGCAGCCCTCGGTAGCAGTCGTCGACCAGTGTCATCCCGGTGGCCTCCGGCGCGAGCCGGTAGTCCACCGAGACGACCACGGCACCGAACCGGTCGAGCCAGTCGAGGGGGATGTCGAGTTGGGAGTAGCGGTCGCCCATGACCATGCCGCCGCCGTGGATCCAGTAGATGCACGGTGCCGGCGTGCGGCGACCGGCCCCGGCGGGGATGAACACCGACAGCGGGATCGGCGAGCCGTCCGAGGCGGCGATGGACACCTCCCGGTGGTCGACCGTGTGACCGTGCAGGAGGGTATCGACCGGCGCCGATGGAAGCTGTCGCAGTTGGGTGAGGATCTCGACGCTGAGCTCGGACATCAGCGGCAGATCGGCGAGCAGGGTACGCAGTTCGGGGTCGAGGTCGGGGCGTACGGGTGCCACGGTGGTTCCTTCCAGCGGGAGGGGACAGGCGGTCAGAAGGCGGCCTTGCCGCCGACCGGCACCGTGTCGGCGTAACGGGACTCGCCGGCCAGCAGCGGTTGCAGCTTCGCGACCAGCGCCTGCGCCGGCCCGGTGGCGAAGAAGACGCTGTGCGCCTCCTGACTGGTCCAGCCCTCCGTGACGGTGACGGTGTCCGGGTCGCCGGCCGAGCGACCGACCAGGAAGACGACGCAGTCGGGGTGCGGCAGCGACGGCGCGTCGAGCAGCAACTCGACCAGCTCGTCACCCTTGCCCGGCTGGGCGGTCATGGTGGCGTGGAAGCCATGGTTGACGATCATCAGGGGTGTCTCCTCGCTTGTCGGTTGCTACCGCAACTTCGTTTCTTCGACACGCCCATCGAAGCATCGCCAGCTGCTGAAACGGTAGAAACATCCTCCTGGTTACTTGCCCGATCCTCTCGTTGTCGAGAGGATCGAATGATGCTTGAATCGGTCTGTGGACCTCGATGAGCTGCGCGGACTGATCGTCCGTCACGCCCGCCCCGACACGACGACCGCGATCGACGACGTACTGATCTCCAAGGTGGACCGGGCTGCGCCGCCGTCGCCGTCGATGACCGGCACCGTCCTGGCGCTCATCGCCCAGGGCGCGAAACGGCTCGCACTGGGCGATCGGGTGTACGAGTACCACGCTGGGCAGTACCTGATCGCCTCGGTCGATCTGCCGATCACCGGACACTTCACCGAGGCCGATCCGCAGCGGCCGGCGCTGGGGTTCGGTCTCGTCCTGCGCCCGACGATCGTCGCCGAGCTGCTCCTGCACGCCGTACCCGGAGATCTGCCACCCGTGGCCGGCGGCACCCCGTCCGGCCTGGCGGTCAGTGACGCGCCCGCCGAGCTCGTCGACGCGGCGATCCGACTGCTGCGCCTGCTCGACCAGCCACGCGACCGCGCCGTACTCGCGCCGCTGATCAAACGGGAGATCCTGTGGAGGGTCATGACCGGTGAGCAGGGCGCCGTCGTCCGCCAACTCGGCCTCGCCGACAGCAGCCTGAACCACATCGCGCGGGCGGTGCAGTGGATCCGTGACCACTACACCCGGTCGTTCCGGGTCGAGGACGTGGCACGGATGTCCGGGATGAGCAACTCCGCGTTCTACCGCAACTTCCAGGCGGTCACCGCGATGAGCCCGATCCAGTTCCAGAAGCAGATCCGGCTGCAGCAGGCCCGGCTGTTGCTCGCCACCCACCCCACCGACGTCACCGGCGTAGGTAGCCGGGTCGGCTACGACAGCCCGTCTCAGTTCAGCCGTGAGTACCGCCGGCAGTTCGGCGTACCGCCCAGTCAGGACGCCGCCCGGCTGCGCGGCCTGCCCTCCGGCGTCGTCGACCCGGCCCTGGTGTGACGCATCGTCGCGCCGACGATGTTGCCGGTGCGGTGCGGTGCGGTGCGGTGCGGTCGCGGGTCAGCCGGCCTGGACCGGCACCCAGTCGACGTACTTCGCGGTCCGCCCGTCACCGGACGAGCGGCCGCGCAGCCGGCGGTGCACCCAGGGCACCACGAACTCCCGGTAGTAGCGGGCCTCGGCGAGCAGGCTGCGCCGGCCGACCGGGGCCGGGTCGACCACGTGCGCCTCGGTGGGGTGGCCCAGCCCGTCCAGCACCAGGCTGGCGACCCGGCGGTGGCCGGCCGAGTTGAGGTGCAGGCGGTCGGGCGACCAGTACGGTTCGCGGCGGATCTCCACGTCGCTGAACACGTCGATGAAGTCGAGGCCGTGCCGGGCGGCGAGTTCGGCGGTGGCGGCGGTCAGCGCCAACCCGCGTCGCCGCATCGTCGCGCCGAACGGCAGCCGGGCACTCGGGTCACCGCCGCTGAGCAGCACCAGCCGTACGCCGGCGTCGGCGCAGCGGCGTACCGCGTCCTCGGTCAGCGCGACCAGCCGGCCCAGATCCGTGCCGGCGCGCATCATGTCGTTGCCGCCGCCGTTGAGCGTGATCATCGTCGGGAGCGGGGACAACGACAGCGCCCGGTCGAGCTGCTCGGTGACGATCGGCTCCAGTAGCCGTCCCCGGATCGCCAGGTTGGCGTACCGCACGCTACCGC is a window from the Solwaraspora sp. WMMD792 genome containing:
- a CDS encoding SDR family oxidoreductase, yielding MRVAIVTGASSGIGQSAAIQVARRGAGVVCTYQGNESGALDTVARIEKDGGTAVALPLDVGHSETFPAFRESVVAALRDTWQRDSFDFLVNNAGFGHLAMFADTTEEAFDTLMRVLLKGPYFLTQTLLPLLADGGAIVNTTSNSARFSGLEPGYSAYGTMKGGLVVLTRYLAKEFSPRGIRVNSVSPGSTRTRIGDDAFERHPEVIPALAARTALGRIGEPDDIGMVIAALLSEECRWITAQDIEVSGGYNL
- a CDS encoding alpha/beta hydrolase, translated to MAPVRPDLDPELRTLLADLPLMSELSVEILTQLRQLPSAPVDTLLHGHTVDHREVSIAASDGSPIPLSVFIPAGAGRRTPAPCIYWIHGGGMVMGDRYSQLDIPLDWLDRFGAVVVSVDYRLAPEATGMTLVDDCYRGLLWTAEHADELGVDPARIVVAGASAGGGLAAGVTLLARDLAAPPIAAQVLICPMLDHRCDTTSSQQFSGGPGVWTREMNQFGWAAVLGDLADSEVPGYVSPAVADDLSGLPTTYVDAGSAEVFRDEDVAYATRIWAAGGQAELHVWAGGCHGFDALYPQASISATARRTRSDWLDRVLSASPTDAPRSSTPRMDR
- a CDS encoding antibiotic biosynthesis monooxygenase; translation: MIVNHGFHATMTAQPGKGDELVELLLDAPSLPHPDCVVFLVGRSAGDPDTVTVTEGWTSQEAHSVFFATGPAQALVAKLQPLLAGESRYADTVPVGGKAAF
- a CDS encoding AraC family transcriptional regulator: MDLDELRGLIVRHARPDTTTAIDDVLISKVDRAAPPSPSMTGTVLALIAQGAKRLALGDRVYEYHAGQYLIASVDLPITGHFTEADPQRPALGFGLVLRPTIVAELLLHAVPGDLPPVAGGTPSGLAVSDAPAELVDAAIRLLRLLDQPRDRAVLAPLIKREILWRVMTGEQGAVVRQLGLADSSLNHIARAVQWIRDHYTRSFRVEDVARMSGMSNSAFYRNFQAVTAMSPIQFQKQIRLQQARLLLATHPTDVTGVGSRVGYDSPSQFSREYRRQFGVPPSQDAARLRGLPSGVVDPALV
- a CDS encoding SGNH/GDSL hydrolase family protein, with product MRYVAIGDSFTEGLGDELPDGTVRGWADLVAAGLAAANGGSVRYANLAIRGRLLEPIVTEQLDRALSLSPLPTMITLNGGGNDMMRAGTDLGRLVALTEDAVRRCADAGVRLVLLSGGDPSARLPFGATMRRRGLALTAATAELAARHGLDFIDVFSDVEIRREPYWSPDRLHLNSAGHRRVASLVLDGLGHPTEAHVVDPAPVGRRSLLAEARYYREFVVPWVHRRLRGRSSGDGRTAKYVDWVPVQAG